Proteins encoded by one window of Salvia splendens isolate huo1 chromosome 5, SspV2, whole genome shotgun sequence:
- the LOC121802430 gene encoding probable pectate lyase 16 gives MNKIDSCWRADPNWALTRKALADCAIGFGSGAVGGKNGAIYIVTDASDDAINPKPGTLRYGVIQAQPLWIIFESDMSIELDNELIVNSYKTIDGRGARVEISNGPCITIEGVSHVIVHGLSIHDCKPGKPGLVRSSTDHVGHRLGSDGDGITILDSSNVWIDHCYLARCTDGLLDVTHASNFVTLSNNYFTQHDKVMLLGHKDGFTDDKIMKVTVVFNHFGPGLVQRMPRVRYGYAHVANNKYDQWIMYAIGGSADPTILSEANYFVASEKNIQRQVTKRETKDDWKSWKWRSTKDVFVNGAYFIPSGYGSVAPNYLASQHFEAAVGSMVPALTSDAGPLFCAPHQQC, from the exons tgaacaaaatagactCGTGCTGGCGGGCCGACCCGAATTGGGCTCTGACCCGGAAGGCGCTAGCCGATTGTGCAATAGGATTCGGAAGTGGGGCCGTGGGAGGGAAGAATGGGGCTATATACATCGTGACTGACGCGTCAGATGACGCGATTAACCCTAAGCCGGGCACGCTTCGTTATGGTGTGATCCAAGCCCAACCGCTGTGGATCATATTTGAAAGCGACATGAGTATTGAACTCGATAACGAGTTGATTGTGAATAGTTATAAGACGATCGATGGGAGAGGGGCGCGAGTAGAGATATCAAATGGGCCGTGCATTACTATTGAGGGCGTGAGCCACGTCATAGTCCACGGGCTTAGCATCCACGACTGCAAGCCCGGGAAGCCTGGCCTGGTGCGGAGTAGCACGGACCATGTCGGGCATAGGCTCGGTAGCGATGGAGATGGAATTACCATTCTTGATTCGTCCAATGTGTGGATCGATCATTGCTACCTTGCTCGTTGCACGGATGGTCTTCTTGACGTGACACATGCATCAAATTTTGTTACTCTTTCCAACAATTACTTCACTCAACATGATAAG gTGATGCTGTTGGGACATAAAGATGGATTTACAGATGACAAAATCATGAAAGTGACGGTGGTTTTTAATCACTTTGGGCCTGGATTGGTGCAAAGAATGCCAAG AGTTCGATACGGATACGCCCACGTAGCAAACAACAAGTACGATCAGTGGATTATGTACGCAATTGGTGGGAGTGCTGATCCAACTATACTTAGCGAAGCCAATTATTTTGTGGCTTCTG aaaaaaatatccaaCGGCAGGTAACAAAACGCGAGACGAAGGATGATTGGAAGAGCTGGAAGTGGAGGTCGACAAAGGACGTGTTCGTAAATGGGGCATATTTTATCCCATCAGGATATGGAAGTGTTGCTCCAAATTATTTGGCATCGCAACACTTTGAAGCCGCTGTCGGATCAATGGTTCCTGCTTTAACATCCGATGCTGGTCCCCTCTTTTGTGCACCTCACCAACAATGTTGA